TGAAACACGAACTCCAAATTCCTGGTCTGCTTTGGAGCAGGCCAGAGGGGGGAAGGCTGCCCTGGCTGAGCCACTTTCTCAGGAAGCAAGTCTAGCAGACCCAGAAAAGGCAGGGGCCACGGAGTTCAGGTCTGGGGGTATCTGCTGCTCCTGCAGTGACCAGATATATATGGGTAGCAGCTTTGAGCATGGTGACCAGTGGACATGTCCCTATGACTAGGTTCACTGTGAGACGGGCAGAGAGCAAAGCCAAAGCTGTGGTATACAGAAGAATGGGGATCAAGGCATGACCACAGGGGCCTGTGAAGGAATGTCAAGGAGGACAGAGAAACACCCAAGCCCCAGGGACACAGAGGCAAGTGAGCCAACCTTACTGGCTGAGAAGCACACACCGGAGGGAGGGGAACAGTCAAGCAGACCACTCAGGAAGCCAACGGCCCAGCCAACTGCAGTGGAGAAAAGGGCTCCATGGCAAGTGTCAGGAGAGGCCAGACCTGCTAGGCAGAGAACaagggagagcaggaggaaaaggagcagGAGTGGCAGGGCCAGAAGGCGAGGTCCACATGGCCAGAGAAGAGAACAAGGTGGGCGAGCAGAGCTGACGCACCACACATGGCCTGAGTGTGCGGGCAGCTGCACAGTGAGCCAACAGCCCTCAGAGAGTCAGGTGCGTAACTAAGAGGATGGGAGCAGGAACCAGGAAAGACACAGAGCCAATGACTTGTTTCTTACAAGTGTTTTTTATGGAAAGACAAGGATACTGGGGACTCACAGTGAGGTACAAAGAAGCCACTGGTTTGGCTGGGCCTGTTAGTTCAGTTCATATGAGCAGGGGACTGACCAAGTGGACACTGAGGGCCCAAGGAGAGGTGGGCAGACACTGCTGGGTTAGGGTTAGCTTAGTGGAAACTGCCCACGAACCCTCAAAAAGTGACCTATAGGTCCTAAAAAACAGTCATTATCCAGAAACCTCCTGCCTACACCCGTAAAAGCCCCGCTTCACACCTTGCCTGACTTAAGCATCAGATGGACCTGTTTCTAGAGATCTAGCCTCCTGGAAACAGATCTCTGGTGCTGGGTAGATCCTGAATCCCATGAAAACATTAGCTTCTGCTCCTAGATACATGGCTGGGAAATTGCCAGGATCTGGATCCCAAGTCTTCAGCCAAGGCTACAGATCCTTCCTCCATCCACAACCCCCTGCCCATCCCTGAGGGTCTGGTTTCAGTCGTGGGATTGGAGGGCAGGAAGAGGACATTCAGCAGGACCTTTGAATCTCACTGGGTCACGGATGACCAGCAGCCCTGGCCAGAGAAACTGCAATCTCCGGGCTGAGGACACTCAGTTGGAGGTGACAGCAATGATTTGAGCTTCACAGCCACACCCCCTTCCTGTGTCAGCTCCAGGCAACTCAAATATCAGACACAGCCTCATCCAGACCAAGACAGCATAGAGGAGCCTTGAGATGTTCAGAACCTTGAGGGACGAGGAAAGGACTGCTGCTCACAGGTGGCCGTGTCCAGGATTCCCAGATGCTCTGCTTGGACTCAACACTGCTGGGGCTTCTAGAGCCCAAGGTGGCAGAGGGAGCTGGGCCTTGGCTACCCCACAGGGATAGGGCCCTTGCACACATAGAACCAGCTAACATGAGCTCACTGGGTTAGAGGCTCCCAACCACGCAGGAAGAAGATTCCTAAGCCATGATCATCATTTCAAAGCAgtattttgtaaacaagttctcTGGAGCCCAAAACACCAGACAGAGGAAGATCCTGGTTTCCCCAGGCAGCCACTGAAGCCAGCTCCCACTGGCTCACGTCCTTGCCCTCGACAGGAGGTAGGAGAGGATGAAGAAGGCCACAATCAGGCCCACAGCCATACCACAAAGAAGCTTCCGGTTGTCTCGCCCAGATCGCGCCATTGTGGAAAACCGCTTCACACTCCCTGTGAGTAGGCCCGTCATACTTGTGAAATCTGAGTCCTGGGGGAGAAATTCGAACATTGTCACAAAGGGATAGGGACTCCACAACAAACATACACAGATGGGGGGCCACAAAGCAGGTGGTGGGGAGCTGAGCTGACCGTGACACTTGCAAACCGCAGACCCTTACCATGCCGTCCAGGTACCGGTTCTGGTCCTCCGCATCCCTATCAATGTCCAGAGCCAGCTGGTCAGGACACAGAGGGGGTAGGGTCAGACCAGGACAAACACATGAACAGTACCTGACCCCCAACAAGATCAACAAGAGATCAGGAGATCCAAATGCCACCTGGGCCTCACACAGATGAGTGTGCCGTGGATGGGACAGAGAGAATGGAACTACCTGAAACCCATCCAGGTCTTTACCGCCCTCTGACCCCCCCTCCAGGGTGCCAGgtggaggcaaaaggagaggacCACCACTGACCGATTTGAGTCTGGTGACCTTGGAGGCCAAGCTGTCAGCCATCCGCTTGTTATCTCGGTCTAGAATCTCTTCCACAGCACCAGGGCTCTGAGctgtgaggagagagagaggctgagggCATAAATCCGCCCATGAACATCCCCTTTTACCCCTGTACCTCAGCCCTTTATGGCCTCCAGACTCTGACTCCAATCCCATCTGGCCCAGTCAGGTGTCTAAGGGAACTGGGCTTTTGTGTGTCTGCTGAGCAGGTCCTACCCTCACCCAGGATCCAACACTTCACACATGAGATAAGACTGTATAAACAACAGTGTGTGTGAACACAGGTCTTGTGCATGTATCCAGGCTGGGATGGGTGGGCGGACACCTCCAAAGGGCTCAGTTCAACCAGTACTTTCTGACATTCTGTGACAGAACTTTTACCATCCCTCCGCAGATGTCACTAGCAACGTACACAGAACCTGTtctcaaaaaaaaaccccaatgaGCTCTGGTAAAGACTTTCGAAAGACTTACTAACAGGGATTGAGACTGATCCCACACAGCGTCTTGTGTGTCAGCCAAAGCCTGGTACCTGCTGAGACCTGGCCTGTGACTGGCGCTGGGTCTGGTGATTCAGAATTACCATCTATCAGGCTGGTGAAAACTGTTTCCCACAAAATTAGGGGTGCATATTTGCCTCGGGCCAGATGCCTCAAGGAGACTCATCAAAAAGGGGCACAGCCCTAGGAACCATGGATGTTTATAAACCCCAAAATAAGAGGTATTAGGGTCCTACCAACCGATTGTAACATTAATTCCTTAAAAGTCACAACAGCCCAGCGAAACAAGCATCAGCATCCCACTTGGCAGGTGATAAGAGAGACTCCCAGAGGGCAAGTGGGGTACCCCGACCCCAGTGAGTACTAGGCATGCTTGGGCCCTCCTATCACGCGCTGCTCCTACTCCGAGGGGGTCTAGCCTCCGGGACCCGTCGACCAGGAGACCCGGCCGAGGTCCCGTGCAGAGCCATCTCGCAGGGACGGAACGGGTGGAGACTGCGGGCATCCGGACCCCGCAGTTTCACGCAGCAGCTGGGCAGGAGCGCCCACAGGGACCCAGCGACTCATCCACAGCGCGGCGGGCTGCACCCTGCCCGCCCTGCCCAAACTACGCCCGCCCGTAGGGTCTTCCCAACGACGCCACCTAGTGGCGCGGAGAAAGGCGAAGGCGGTTCCAAAGGGCAGCGGAGTCGGCCCCGTCGAGCCCTGTAGCCACCCGCCTCCGCCCTTCCGCGCTCACCCCGAGCCCAGTCCGCCATCGCGTCCAGCTCCGACCCCGCGATCTGTCACCGCTCGCCTACAGCCTCCTCGGACGTGGCGCAGTCGCCGGAAGgggctcccagccccaccccttccGCCTCAGGCCCCCCACTTCCGGCCGAGATCTAGCCAACAGAGACTCGGCTGTGAGAACTGGAAGGATCTGACGTTTCTTCCGTCATTTGACTTGGGGATGGGGCTGGCGTTTGCTCTCGGGACCCCTGGATGGTTTGTGTTTTTAGAGGCAACTATGGTGCGGACAGACACTGCAGCAGCCATTCCCGCCTAAGGCGGAGTCGGCCTCCTAACTGGGAAGAGCACACGGGCCTTTCCCAGGTCAAAGAGGCTCCTCGCCGCGACCCCGCCGGGGTTGAGGCCCGGCCCGCCCGGCTGCTGTTCAGCTAAGGAACGAACTCGGTGGGAAGCCCGGTTCCAGTTACTGCCTGCAGGACAAACTGGAGATCAGTGCCTGGAACGAGAGAGCGGTGCGGAAGTCGCAGG
Above is a genomic segment from Dama dama isolate Ldn47 chromosome 2, ASM3311817v1, whole genome shotgun sequence containing:
- the BET1L gene encoding BET1-like protein isoform X1 produces the protein MTHSSCSITMAQSPGAVEEILDRDNKRMADSLASKVTRLKSLALDIDRDAEDQNRYLDGMDSDFTSMTGLLTGSVKRFSTMARSGRDNRKLLCGMAVGLIVAFFILSYLLSRART
- the BET1L gene encoding BET1-like protein isoform X2 produces the protein MADWARAQSPGAVEEILDRDNKRMADSLASKVTRLKSLALDIDRDAEDQNRYLDGMDSDFTSMTGLLTGSVKRFSTMARSGRDNRKLLCGMAVGLIVAFFILSYLLSRART
- the BET1L gene encoding BET1-like protein isoform X5, producing the protein MADWARAQSPGAVEEILDRDNKRMADSLASKVTRLKSDSDFTSMTGLLTGSVKRFSTMARSGRDNRKLLCGMAVGLIVAFFILSYLLSRART
- the BET1L gene encoding BET1-like protein isoform X3; the protein is MQAQSPGAVEEILDRDNKRMADSLASKVTRLKSLALDIDRDAEDQNRYLDGMDSDFTSMTGLLTGSVKRFSTMARSGRDNRKLLCGMAVGLIVAFFILSYLLSRART
- the BET1L gene encoding BET1-like protein isoform X4 gives rise to the protein MTHSSCSITMAQSPGAVEEILDRDNKRMADSLASKVTRLKSDSDFTSMTGLLTGSVKRFSTMARSGRDNRKLLCGMAVGLIVAFFILSYLLSRART